A genomic segment from Nematostella vectensis chromosome 6, jaNemVect1.1, whole genome shotgun sequence encodes:
- the LOC5514675 gene encoding adhesion G protein-coupled receptor A3, with the protein MYSFVGVALVCCLLFGSVLHARGSCPVGCVCVTSKGGSKITADCRNRGFKEIMNSDSLVNVTKLDLSNNDITAINNKAFAGRKTLKELYLSRNKIANIDPGAFNGLEALNKLDLSNNELTVLSGQVFKGLRSLKNLILQGNKLNFINATVFPALRRLRRLNLSNNKFISIPDGTFKALNALKQLDLGSNDLLCDCQMQWLLKYKQRRKLSLKGKCQYPKSLQYTKVSSLKPKQLQTCGKLELPFEFKPKNGLVGIYGDSISLTCMTTWIPGLKINWYKNTGLLIPGTEGVPWKITFDTDFDENRVTSKLSIAKLNNTDSGLYQCNVSTKVNFILGEARIKALAGNSRFCPAEVTKTSKGHFYWDNTDVGVVARLECPAGHARESLRSDAMATRECSYGGWLAVKASNCAYDDRITQSLYELKQFGVNRTTVLGVSSGLLNITSFAARFTTPQDVIYTAQILKGLVAHANSNELIAKTVVRIVSNTMNAKRELLAAAQWKDRSCSSMILTVEAINNFDASSLLQLTTTNIGVASVHVFPAAFQGKTCATFFDEKSNVKSTLCSLPWRNVTVGTSRPLEASVHLPPYMFGKRSTTPIDRRKLTFTVYRNSNLFPIMRNGTLVDDRRRVVSSVVCLRIATDGLPAQFELRYANITSPMAVKFRKHEAIHEQAFIAYWDISAQGGHGLWLNHTDCRLQIQDKFTIARCTKMRENICFAVVEAIDRAEASSSRKGMDDFVLEPIVFIGAAVCVFLLLMTLFTYIVFKQLRYNRDDAAMLMNECLALLVVVVIFVVGINRDTNPLMCRAIGVLLHYFLLCCLFWVGCGGLCLCRLVRTTLQPEEFNPVLRYYMISWGIPLIICGITVAGNPDNYSVHNYCWLKPNPFLGAFVGPACLIILIDIFMFIRLHFIVKSAYSLQQLQQQEEGVENVEPDAATAEDRENLTEAVVSNSELLEHVHLLPDKNEIQAYQKGSLIVLLLIVINFTLGFLIVRFREPDYLNLGLSCVFAITIIFLGLIIFLFHCYKNPKARMFWAQCCQKNACWRKNKKYTVEQEGNEDEAVDKSDTAKLMNGTAGKPHNGDVVVPKIHGAPSLTQGSDIHSNVSLPSSAALTIDRPGFLVVKSEEQTADSHCKENATADCHSLTAGSDKHSVTAGSITAASVVSDKQSCASAPLPLSHAYPRLREHPPGFRYSYHVPDPIEFKSVKPPKRRGRQRKAPIAMPERNGITSSLESSLRNKALENNKRDRTPPKVQNIEHHIYAEIPESTHSEFAPSEVATSEFAPSELAPSELAPSELAPSELSSTRDNRFLEPPLVPSCASSDVSVPDFSNETIKNRSPLHGASNENAVKQLPPHMRGKVPIERFPLAMFGPGGGNPGYPFRPRYMNMNMPYSRVSEANTRGVEYPRYTSTPSHPRIPGQQGVQRYPGPYNKVVRPIDGIVSEQTVVETQQKMDSDEPSNPPNGHVNGLQPRTEPNTAPNAGFSNRLPGTTNEQLPRRRPRDRSSSDRPRSSRRNREGGSQGRTKDPPEGGIRGKPSSRFGSRTSQSSWRDERPKPEPKPWVPEPVSRVNYVPIPHFISELTQGHDRVETSV; encoded by the exons ATGTACTCGTTTGTAGGGGTTGCGCTGGTCTGTTGTCTCTTGTTTGGTTCGGTCCTTCACGCTCGGGGATCATGTCCAGTTGGCTGTGTATGTGTCACAAGCAAAGGCGGTTCTAAGATCACCGCGGATTGTAGAAACCGAGGATTCAAGGAGATTATGAATAGCGATTCACTCGTTAATGTGACCAAATT AGATCTATCCAACAACGACATAACCGCGATCAACAATAAGGCTTTTGCCGGAAGAAAAACGCTAAAAGAATT ATACTTATCAAGAAACAAAATTGCAAACATTGATCCTGGGGCATTCAATGGACTGGAAGCTCTCAACAAACT AGACTTAAGCAATAATGAGTTGACTGTACTGTCAGGACAAGTTTTCAAGGGACTTAGAAGTTTAAAAAATCT tatacTTCAAGGTAATAAGCTGAACTTCATCAATGCAACAGTGTTCCCAGCCTTAAGAAGACTACGAAGATT GAATTTATCAAATAACAAGTTCATCTCTATACCAGATGGAACCTTCAAAGCACTCAATGCATTGAAACAACT TGACTTGGGCTCGAATGACTTACTGTGTGACTGCCAAATGCAATGGCTCCTCAAGTACAAACAGAGAAGAAAACTAAGCCTGAAGGGCAAATGCCAGTACCCAAAAAGTCTGCAGTACACCAAAGTATCTTCGCTCAAGCCAAAACAACTTCAGACATGTG gAAAACTGGAGTTACCCTTCGAATTCAAACCCAAGAATGGTCTGGTCGGTATCTATGGTGACAGCATTTCGCTGACGTGCATGACCACTTGGATTCCTGGACTAAAAATTAACTGGTACAAAAACACCGGTCTTCTCATCCCTGGCACCGAAGGCGTTCCCTGGAAAATCACCTTCGATACAGACTTCGATGAAAACCGTGTGACGAGTAAATTAAGCATCGCCAAGCTAAACAACACAGACTCTGGTCTTTACCAGTGCAATGTCTCCACCAAGGTCAACTTCATCCTCGGAGAGGCTAGGATCAAGGCCCTCGCCGGAAATTCTAGGTTCTGCCCTGCGGAAGTCACTAAGACTTCTAAAGGGCATTTCTATTGGGATAATACGGACGTGGGCGTGGTGGCGCGACTCGAGTGCCCCGCGGGACACGCGCGGGAATCTTTGCGTTCGGATGCCATGGCAACGCGGGAGTGCTCGTATGGGGGCTGGCTTGCCGTGAAAGCATCGAACTGTGCATATGACGATAGAATAACGCAGAGTTTATATGAATTAAAACAG TTTGGCGTGAACAGGACGACAGTATTGGGTGTTAGCTCGGGTCTCCTGAATATCACTTCGTTCGCAGCGCGCTTCACCACGCCCCAAGATGTCATCTACACAGCGCAGATACTCAAAGGACTCGTGGCACACGCTAATAGCAATGAACTA atcgccaaaactgttgtaaggaTCGTCAGTAATACAATGAACGCCAAAAGAGAACTCCTGGCCGCCGCGCAGTGGAAAGACAGGTCTTGCTCGAG CATGATTCTGACTGTAGAAGCCATCAATAATTTTGATGCGTCTTCCCTGCTCCAACTCACCACTACAAACATCGGTGTCGCCAGCGTGCACGTCTTCCCAGCGGCGTTCCAAGGCAAGACATGCGCAACGTTTTTTGACGAGAAGAGTAACGTCAAGTCTACGCTGTGTAGCCTCCCCTGGAGAAATGTTACCGTGGGGACATCACGG CCATTAGAAGCATCTGTTCATCTTCCGCCGTACATGTTCGGCAAACGATCGACGACTCCGATTGATCGCCGAAAGCTTACGTTCACAGTGTACCGAAACAGTAACCTGTTTCCGATCATGCGTAATGGTACGCTGGTAGATGACCGGAGGCGAGTTGTGTCGAGTGTTGTTTGCCTGCGGATCGCTACGGACGGACTTCCTGCACAATTTG AATTGCGATATGCAAATATCACCTCGCCGATGGCGGTCAAGTTCCGGAAGCATGAG GCAATCCATGAGCAGGCTTTCATTGCCTACTGGGATATCAGCGCACAAG ggGGGCACGGATTGTGGTTGAACCACACGGACTGTCGATTACAAATACAAGACAAATTCACAATCGCTCGCTGCACTAAAATGAGGGAAAATATCTGCTTTGCCGTCGTGGAG GCTATTGACCGAGCTGAGGCTTCCAGTTCGCGTAAAGGGATGGATGACTTTGTCCTGGAGCCGATCGTGTTTATCGGCGCCGCGGTGTGTGTGTTCCTGCTGCTGATGACACTCTTCACATACATCGTGTTCAA GCAGCTGCGCTACAACCGTGACGACGCCGCCATGCTGATGAACGAGTGCCTAGCGCTCCTTGTGGTCGTCGTAATATTTGTTGTCGGCATAAACAGGGACACGAATCCGCTCATGTGCCGTGCGATAGGCGTCCTGCTCCATTACTTCCTGCTCTGCTGCCTGTTCTGGGTAGGCTGTGGTGGATTGTGTCTGTGTAGACTGGTCCGCACTACTCTGCAGCCAGAAGAGTTTAACCCGGTGCTTCGGTATTACATGATCAGCTGGG GTATACCCCTCATAATTTGTGGCATCACTGTGGCAGGGAACCCTGATAATTACAGCGTGCACAACTA TTGCTGGCTTAAGCCAAACCCCTTCCTCGGTGCCTTCGTTGGTCCTGCCTGCCTGATCATCCTGATTGACATATTCATGTTCATCCGACTTCACTTCATCGTGAAAAGCGCCTACTCTCTGCAGCAGCTGCAGCAGCAGGAAGAAGGGGTCGAGAATGTCGAGCCCGACGCCGCCACCGCAGAGGATAGAGAGAATCTCACCGAAGCCGTCGTCTCGAATAGTGAACTGCTAGAACATGTCCATCTACTGCCCGATAAAAATGAGATACAGGCCTATCAGAAGGGCAGTTTAATAGTGCTGCTTCTAATCGTCATTAACTTTACGCTTGGGTTCCTTATCGTGCGGTTTAGGGAACCGGATTACTTGAATCTAGGCTTGAGTTGCGTGTTTGCCATCACGATTATTTTCCTAGGATTGATCATCTTCTTGTTTCATTGTTATAAGAATCCCAAAGCTAGGATGTTCTGGGCTCAGTGTTGTCAGAAAAATGCGTGTTGGAGAAAGAATAAGAAGTACACTGTTGAGCAGGAGGGAAATGAAGACGAAGCAGTAGATAAGTCGGACACTGCAAAGCTTATGAACGGTACTGCTGGGAAACCGCACAATGGCGACGTTGTGGTACCAAAGATTCATGGCGCGCCTAGTCTCACACAAGGCTCTGACATCCACTCGAACGTATCTTTACCCTCATCTGCGGCATTAACTATCGACAGACCTGGCTTTTTGGTGGTAAAATCCGAAGAGCAAACAGCGGACAGCCATTGTAAAGAGAATGCGACTGCTGACTGCCATTCTTTGACTGCAGGCTCTGATAAGCACTCTGTGACCGCTGGCTCCATCACTGCAGCTTCAGTCGTCTCTGACAAGCAGTCATGCGCCTCTGCGCCCTTACCCCTGAGTCACGCCTATCCTAGGTTACGTGAGCACCCACCTGGCTTCCGGTACAGCTACCATGTCCCAGATCCCATAGAGTTCAAGAGCGTCAAACCACCTAAGCGAAGGGGCCGACAACGTAAAGCACCTATAGCGATGCCTGAACGCAACGGAATCACCAGCTCGCTTGAATCAAGTCTACGAAATAAAGCCTTGGAAAATAATAAGAGGGACAGGACGCCACCCAAAGTACAAAACATTGAGCATCATATTTACGCAGAAATCCCTGAAAGCACTCATTCGGAATTCGCGCCGTCGGAAGTAGCAACTTCAGAGTTCGCGCCATCAGAATTAGCACCTTCTGAATTGGCCCCATCCGAGCTTGCACCGTCGGAGCTGTCATCCACGCGTGATAATAGATTTCTAGAGCCTCCTCTTGTGCCTTCCTGCGCTTCATCTGATGTGTCGGTGCCTGATTTCAGCAACGAAACCATTAAAAATAGGTCGCCCTTGCATGGTGCATCGAATGAAAATGCCGTTAAACAACTGCCGCCTCACATGCGGGGAAAAGTACCAATTGAACGCTTTCCATTAGCGATGTTCGGGCCTGGTGGAGGTAACCCGGGTTACCCGTTTCGTCCAAGATATATGAATATGAACATGCCGTATAGCCGGGTATCTGAAGCTAATACTCGGGGAGTTGAATACCCGAGGTACACAAGTACTCCTTCTCATCCGCGTATACCAGGTCAACAGGGGGTTCAGCGGTACCCTGGGCCATATAACAAGGTTGTACGACCTATCGACGGTATAGTTAGTGAGCAAACTGTTGTCGAAACCCAGCAAAAAATGGACTCTGATGAGCCATCTAACCCTCCGAATGGTCACGTGAACGGGCTACAGCCTAGAACAGAACCAAATACGGCACCAAATGCGGGGTTTTCTAATCGTCTTCCAGGGACAACTAATGAACAGTTGCCGCGGCGTAGGCCACGTGACCGTTCGAGCTCCGATCGACCTCGGAGTAGTAGACGTAACAGGGAAGGGGGGTCGCAGGGAAGGACTAAAGACCCCCCAGAGGGGGGCATACGGGGAAAGCCGTCGTCACGATTCGGTTCTAGGACTTCTCAGAGCTCCTGGCGAGACGAGAGACCAAAACCAGAACCAAAACCGTGGGTTCCTGAACCCGTATCGCGTGTTAATTATGTCCCAATACCTCACTTTATTAGCGAGCTAACTCAAGGCCACGACCGTGTAGAGACTAGCGTATGA
- the LOC5514674 gene encoding dihydropteridine reductase encodes MAGVVSGSRVLIYGGKGALGATCVSYFKAREWWVASVDLFPNEEAHANVIVDPAKSWDEQNNEVQKKVDELLDGNKLNAIICVAGGWAGGTAKSKDVVKNADLMFKQSVWTSLIAASIAAKHLMNNGLLALTGAQPSLSGTPGMLGYGMAKAAVHQLTVGLGMDGNTLPPDSTALAILPNTLDTPMNRKFMPEADQSQWTPLEYVAKLMFDWSGGSDRPASGSLCKLITKDGQSSWEPHTGALL; translated from the exons atggcgggagTAGTGTCCGGATCTCGAGTTCTTATTTACGGTGGCAAGGGAGCACTTGGCGCTACTTGTGTATCATACTTCAAAGCTCGAGAATGG tgGGTTGCCTCAGTAGATCTATTCCCTAACGAGGAAGCTCATGCAAATGTTATTGTCGACCCAGCAAAATCATGGGATGAGCAGAATAATGAG GTTCAGAAAAAGGTTGATGAGCTGCTGGATGGCAACAAACTCAATGCCATTATTTGTGTTGCTGGGGGATGGGCAGGGGGCACTGCCAAAAGCAAAG ATGTGGTGAAGAATGCTGATCTGATGTTCAAACAGAGTGTGTGGACTTCTTTGATTGCAGCTAGTATTGCTGCAAAGCATCTTATGAA taATGGGTTACTTGCGTTGACTGGGGCTCAACCTTCTCTCTCTGGGACACCAG GAATGTTGGGTTATGGCATGGCAAAAGCAGCCGTCCACCAGCTGACTGTGGGCCTTGGCATGGATGGGAACACTTTGCCACCAGATAGCACAGCCCTTGCAATCCTACC AAATACCCTTGATACCCCAATGAACAGAAAGTTTATGCCAGAGGCAGATCAAAGCCAGTGGACCCCTCTAGAATATGTGGCCAA gCTTATGTTTGACTGGTCTGGCGGAAGTGACCGACCTGCCAGCGGCAGTCTTTGCAAGCTGATCACCAAAGATGGACAGTCGTCATGGGAACCACACACAGGGGCCTTACTCTAG